A window of the Ammoniphilus oxalaticus genome harbors these coding sequences:
- a CDS encoding alpha/beta fold hydrolase, whose protein sequence is MQQVAKPTDCVWQGKYIELDGVRLHYMERGTGQPILLAHGLGSYSYTWRHNIDALASRFRVIAVDLKGFGFSDKPDKPGYSLDAYAQSIKELIQAFGFGKVHFIGSSMGGEIGLRICLDTPQCIDKLVLIGSSGYRDRLSPWIKLVCRLPYRLGVRPFLRRRCTKQILADIVRAAFYNPRALSDEELDRYLAPLMGEAVERSFLRLLREFDFGKRKADYDQISHETLVLAGEHDHVITREDSMRLADQLQHATLHIIPKTGHFMHEERPELVNELILKFLN, encoded by the coding sequence ATGCAACAGGTAGCAAAGCCGACTGACTGTGTGTGGCAAGGAAAGTATATTGAACTTGACGGGGTTCGGTTGCATTATATGGAGAGGGGGACGGGACAACCGATATTGTTAGCGCATGGACTGGGCTCATACTCTTATACTTGGAGGCATAACATCGATGCCTTAGCGTCCCGTTTTCGTGTCATTGCGGTCGATTTGAAAGGGTTTGGTTTTTCTGACAAACCGGACAAGCCTGGCTATTCATTGGACGCTTACGCCCAATCAATAAAAGAGTTGATTCAAGCATTCGGATTCGGTAAGGTACATTTTATAGGAAGTTCGATGGGCGGAGAAATCGGGTTACGCATTTGTTTAGATACTCCGCAATGCATAGACAAGCTTGTTTTGATTGGAAGTTCTGGTTATCGTGATCGGTTGTCGCCCTGGATTAAACTTGTTTGCCGCTTACCGTATCGTTTAGGTGTTCGCCCATTTCTTAGACGACGCTGTACGAAACAAATCTTAGCGGATATCGTGCGAGCGGCTTTTTACAATCCGAGAGCGCTGTCTGATGAGGAACTTGATCGTTATTTGGCCCCCCTTATGGGGGAAGCGGTCGAACGCTCGTTTCTGCGTCTATTGAGGGAATTTGATTTCGGTAAAAGAAAGGCGGATTATGATCAGATATCGCATGAAACATTAGTTTTAGCGGGGGAACATGACCATGTCATTACCCGTGAAGATTCAATGCGACTAGCGGATCAATTGCAGCATGCGACGTTACACATAATTCCGAAAACGGGGCATTTTATGCATGAGGAAAGGCCAGAGCTTGTCAATGAACTCATATTGAAATTTCTTAACTAA
- the purF gene encoding amidophosphoribosyltransferase, with amino-acid sequence MMSSSEMREKCGVFGVFNHPLAADLTYYGLHALQHRGQESAGIVASDGERFHFHKALGLVTHVFTRDILDRLRGTMAIGHVRYGSAGESGGQNSQPLVFKYRAGDLAVAHNGSLVNAAYERELLHQQGSIFQTATDTEVIAHLLARSAKQHFSEAAPEVLKKIQGSFALLMMTEKQLFVALDRHGLRPLSLGKLGDAIVVASETCALNAVDATYWRDVEPGEWLLIDEDGIQTGRFAEAEKKSLCSFELVYFARADSKIDGKSVLAVRKELGRTLARERAADADMVVAVPESSVPAALGYAEQLGIPYELGLIKNPYVGRTFIEPTQDLRELAVRLKLSAVREVIEGKRIVLVDDSIVRGTTSKRIVGLLREAGAKEVHVRISSPMVKDPCYYGIDMADKEELLANRWAEEEAMGASIGADSLAFLSERGMSDVLNIGLSEGSHHCLACFNGQYPTQLY; translated from the coding sequence ATGATGTCTTCATCTGAAATGAGAGAAAAGTGCGGCGTCTTTGGTGTTTTTAATCACCCATTGGCAGCGGATCTAACGTATTACGGTTTACATGCTTTGCAGCATCGGGGCCAGGAGAGCGCGGGGATTGTCGCCAGCGATGGCGAGAGGTTTCACTTTCATAAAGCGCTTGGGCTCGTTACCCACGTTTTTACGCGTGATATTTTAGATCGGCTGCGCGGAACGATGGCTATTGGACATGTGCGGTACGGTTCAGCTGGTGAAAGCGGAGGGCAAAATTCCCAACCGCTCGTGTTTAAATACCGAGCAGGAGATCTTGCTGTTGCCCATAACGGAAGTCTTGTCAATGCGGCCTATGAACGGGAACTGTTACATCAACAAGGCAGTATTTTTCAAACGGCAACAGATACAGAGGTCATCGCCCACTTGCTTGCCCGCTCGGCAAAACAGCATTTTAGCGAAGCGGCCCCTGAAGTGTTAAAAAAGATACAAGGATCGTTCGCTTTATTAATGATGACTGAAAAGCAATTGTTTGTCGCTCTGGATCGACATGGACTGCGACCGCTTTCATTAGGTAAACTAGGCGATGCGATTGTTGTCGCTTCAGAGACATGCGCCCTGAATGCGGTCGATGCCACTTATTGGCGTGATGTGGAGCCAGGTGAATGGTTATTAATTGATGAAGACGGTATTCAGACAGGGCGTTTTGCAGAGGCGGAGAAAAAGTCGTTATGCTCATTTGAACTCGTTTATTTTGCGCGGGCTGATAGTAAAATTGATGGGAAAAGTGTGTTGGCTGTTCGCAAAGAATTAGGACGGACTTTGGCCCGAGAAAGAGCGGCTGATGCGGATATGGTCGTTGCTGTCCCAGAATCGAGCGTGCCGGCAGCGCTTGGATACGCGGAACAATTGGGGATCCCCTATGAATTGGGATTGATTAAAAACCCTTATGTCGGACGTACTTTTATTGAACCGACGCAAGATTTGCGCGAACTGGCTGTCCGCTTAAAATTAAGCGCGGTCCGCGAAGTGATTGAAGGGAAGCGGATTGTGCTTGTCGATGATTCGATTGTGAGAGGAACGACGAGTAAACGGATCGTTGGGTTGTTGCGTGAAGCGGGAGCGAAAGAAGTGCATGTTCGGATTAGTTCGCCAATGGTAAAAGACCCTTGTTATTATGGAATTGATATGGCGGACAAAGAGGAATTGCTAGCCAACCGTTGGGCGGAAGAAGAAGCGATGGGCGCGTCAATCGGCGCGGATAGCTTAGCCTTTTTGAGCGAGCGGGGAATGTCAGATGTTTTAAACATCGGGTTGTCCGAAGGCTCTCATCATTGTTTGGCTTGTTTTAACGGTCAATATCCAACCCAGCTTTACTAA
- a CDS encoding S-layer homology domain-containing protein, producing MNFRKGFLALSLSTVMVTGLFAGGVNASAQDTGITRGEFAKAVVKQLDLSATNQNITLLSDVTTDSPYAESVGILQQRKVIVGYPDGTFQPNKPISKQEAYIILSKTLGISINQAEQIFNKEYGIQFKNKTLTDDEAKKAIQQALQSDPGAYQWMIDSAEVQLQQKSFRSDLKQQMKMIFSENIPEMNNQNELSMNADVKMEYHVEDGIHLTTVVDLGQLDGIELPEELADMKIEQYITPEGMFMQMPDPETGEVAWIKMDGTMMPFTFEQLMEMQKDSVGVNQALLDNKNVFYRDLGTEALGDAQTRKIGYRSRFTSFQELMGMIGQSLPDGFEEQLGAQLESVPEMGDLSLSGVMWIDETSKLPTKLSQEITFEMGQLANEDLPIDKMQIKQEGTMYDYNQVEKVVLPEEAKNAKTFEEMLEEANVELGDTPSDHELKTDEETLEDES from the coding sequence TTGAATTTTAGAAAAGGATTTTTGGCCTTATCGCTCTCTACGGTTATGGTAACAGGTTTATTTGCAGGTGGCGTTAACGCTTCTGCTCAAGATACGGGAATCACAAGAGGTGAATTTGCCAAAGCCGTTGTGAAGCAACTTGACCTATCAGCGACAAATCAAAACATCACCCTACTTAGCGATGTAACGACCGACTCGCCTTACGCGGAAAGTGTAGGCATTCTCCAACAGCGAAAAGTGATTGTTGGCTATCCGGATGGAACATTTCAACCGAACAAACCGATTTCAAAACAAGAAGCGTACATTATTTTATCCAAAACGCTCGGCATTTCTATTAATCAAGCTGAGCAAATTTTTAATAAAGAATACGGAATTCAGTTTAAGAACAAAACATTGACAGATGATGAAGCGAAAAAGGCGATTCAACAAGCGCTTCAGTCTGATCCGGGAGCTTACCAATGGATGATCGATTCCGCCGAGGTTCAACTACAACAAAAATCATTTAGATCTGATTTAAAACAACAGATGAAAATGATCTTTTCGGAAAACATTCCAGAAATGAACAATCAAAATGAACTGTCGATGAATGCCGACGTAAAGATGGAGTATCATGTTGAAGACGGAATTCACCTGACGACAGTTGTTGATTTAGGACAATTAGACGGCATTGAACTGCCTGAGGAATTGGCCGATATGAAAATAGAACAATATATTACGCCCGAAGGCATGTTTATGCAAATGCCAGACCCTGAAACAGGTGAAGTGGCTTGGATCAAAATGGATGGTACAATGATGCCGTTTACGTTTGAACAATTAATGGAAATGCAAAAAGACAGTGTCGGCGTCAACCAAGCCCTGCTCGATAATAAAAATGTATTCTACCGCGATTTAGGGACGGAAGCGCTCGGTGACGCACAAACACGAAAAATTGGCTATCGTTCTCGGTTCACTTCCTTTCAAGAGTTGATGGGGATGATTGGACAATCATTACCAGATGGATTTGAAGAGCAACTTGGAGCCCAGTTAGAATCCGTTCCTGAAATGGGTGACTTGTCGCTATCAGGCGTGATGTGGATCGATGAAACATCAAAACTACCTACAAAACTATCGCAAGAAATTACATTTGAAATGGGTCAATTAGCGAATGAAGATTTACCAATTGATAAAATGCAGATTAAGCAAGAAGGAACCATGTATGACTACAATCAAGTAGAAAAAGTTGTTCTTCCAGAAGAAGCGAAAAATGCAAAAACGTTTGAGGAAATGCTGGAAGAGGCCAATGTTGAACTTGGCGACACGCCATCCGACCATGAGCTAAAGACAGACGAAGAAACGCTTGAAGACGAATCATAG